The following DNA comes from Novosphingobium sp. PP1Y.
GTTCCAGGTGATGAGCGGTGCGTCGAGTGCTGCTGCGATCTGCTCGGCCAGAACGGTCTTGCCGGTGCCGGGCTCGCCTTTCACGAGGAGCGGGCGACGCAAGAGCACAGCTGCGTTCACCGCGACTTTCAGGTCATCGGTGGCGACATAGCTGCTGGTACCTTCAAAACGCTGCATCGAAACTTCCCAAAATTTTAAATGTCCGATTAAATCCTATTTGGTGCGTCGCAGCATGGCAAGTCTCATTGCAGGTAGGCAAACCGCGCGCGGGGCATGGACATCGCCTTCTGCCCATTGCACAAGTTAGCCCATGGGGGCCGATTTTCTGCGCAAGATGGACTGGTTGGGCCGTGACAGGGCAGTGGCCTACTTGCGGATCATCGCATTTCTGAATGTTGCATCGCTGGTGCTTCTCGTCGCCACATCGCAGGGCGGCGTGGATGCCAACGGCTTCCTGCTGGGCAGCGACTTCGTCAGTTTCTGGACCGTCGGCCACATGCTGCAGGACCATGGCAACGTGTATGACGGTGCAGCGCATATCGCCGCTCAGCGAAAGTTCTTTGCCTCGTCCGGAGGCTACACGGCCTTTTTCTATCCACCCACATTTCTGCCGTTCTGCTGGCCCCTCGGATTTCTTTCCTACTTTCCGGCCCTGGTCAGCTGGCTGCTGGCAACGAGCGGGATATACGTCATCGCAGTGCGTCGCTGGCAGACCGCGTTGCGGTTCGACTTTCCGCTCTGGCTGCTGGTCCTTGCCTTCCCGGCCGTGCCCATCGTCATCACCCACGGGCAGACTTCCTTCATGGTTGCGGCGCTTATGGGACTGGGGGCGCTGCTGGTGCCCGGCAGGCCCGTGCTTGCCGGAATTTTTTTCGGGCTGGCTACGATCAAGCCGCAGTTCGGCATCCTCGTCCCACTGGTCCTGCTGCTGACCCGCGAGTGGAAGGTGATCGCTTCGGCCGCCGTCACCGCTATCGCTTTGGCCCTGCTATCCGCGCTGGCCTTCGGGGCAGACACCTTCGCGGGCTGGTATGCGGCAAGCGGGCGGGCGCAGGTAGCCATGGTCGATGGCGCGGTAGGCTTCGGCAAGATGATGAGCGTGTTTGCAGGGGCGCGACTGATCGGGCTCACGCCCGGCCTGGCTTATGGAGCGCAGGCGGCGGTTGGCCTTGCGACGATCATCCTTCTGATCCGGGCCTTCCGGGCAAGACCTTATTCGCCGGCACTGGGCGCGCTCATGCTCGCAGCTGCGCCGCTGGTGACGCCTTTCGTCCTCGATTACGACATGGTGCTGCTCGCCTTTCCACTGCTCTGGCTGACCAGCCGCGGGATTGCAGATGGCTTCCGCGATTGGGAGAAGCTGGCCCTCGCACTTGCCTTCATCGCGCCGGTCTTCGCGCGGCCAATTGGCCTTCATCTCGGCATACCGATCATGCCGCCGATCCTGGGAATCCTGCTCTGGGTTCTGCTTCACCGCTATTCCGCCGAAGATCGCCCCCGCGCGCCGATTGCCGTGCAACCCTAGCCCGCCCGGTGTTTTGGACTATGCAGGAACCTGTGAAATGAACCGAGAGGAGCCGCAATTGGCCGACCGCAAGCAACGTCAGAACCGCAACATCGCCTTGCTCATCGATGCCGACAACGCATCGCCGGCAACGCTCGATGCCGCGCTGACGATCCTCGGCGATCTCGGGACCGTCAATGTCCGTCGGGTCTATGGGAACTGGAGCAAGACAGCGCTCAAGGGCTGGTCGCAGCTGGTGCATCGCCATGCACTTGAACCGCAGCAGCAGTTCGACCTGACCAAGGGCAAGAACGCCACCGACATGAAGATGACCATCGATGCGATGGACCTGCTTTACGGCGGTCATGTCGATGGATTCGGCATCATGTCGAGCGACAGCGACTTCATGCCGCTCGCCATCCGGATCCGGCAGAACGGTACCCCTGTCTACGGCTTCGGTTCCACTCGCACGCCCGAGGCTTTCCGCGAGGCCTGCACCCGCTTCATCGACCTGGACGCCATGGTCGAGGATGACGAACGCGCAGAACAGGGCGAAGAGACTGCCAAGCCCGAAGTCGACAAGGAACTGGTCAAGCTTCTGGGCGATGCCTGGAAAGCCAGCAAGCGCGACGACGACGGATTTGCCAGCCTCTCCGAAGTCGGTCAGCGCGTCGCCAACCGGTCATCCTTCGATGCCCGCAGCTACGGCTTTTCCCGCCTCTCCGAACTGGTGCAATCCCTGCCCAATTTCGCGACCGAAAAGCGCGATAGCGGGCTGTTCGTCAAACGCGTGCGGTAAGGCTGCGCCAGACTGACGATCAGGCGTCGATCAGGTCGCGGTCGATTTCGCCGGCGCGGTTCTGGATGAACTGGAAACGGTGCTCGGGGTTGCGGCCCATCAGGCGATCGACGAGGTCCTTAACCGCGGCCCGGTCTTCGTACTCGGGCGGCAAGGTGATGCGGATGAGCGAGCGGGAATCCGGGCTCATCGTCGTCTCGCGCAGCTGCTGCGGGTTCATTTCACCGAGACCCTTGAAGCGGCCGACTTCCACTTTCTTGCCCTTGAACTTCGTCGCTTCGAGTTCGGCGCGGTGGGCATCGTCACGGGCATAGGCCGAGGTCGAGCCCGCGGTCAGGCGATAGAGCGGCGGCTGGGCAAGGTAGAGGTGGCCGCGCTTCACGATGTCCGGCATTTCCTGGAAGAAGAACGTCATCAGCAGCGTCGCGATATGCGCGCCGTCGACGTCGGCGTCGGTCATGATGATGATGCGGTCGTAACGCAGGTTGTCCGCATTGCAGTCCTTGCGCGACCCGCAGCCGAGCGCAAGGTTGAGGTCGGCGATTTCCTGGTTGCCGCGGATCTTGTCCGAGGTGGCGCTGGCGACGTTGAGGATCTTGCCGCGGATCGGCAGGATCGCCTGCGTCTTGCGGTCACGTGCCTGCTTGGCCGAACCGCCTGCGGAATCGCCCTCGACGATGAACAGCTCGGTCTCGCCGTTGCCTTCGCCCGAACAGTCGGTGAGCTTGCCGGGCAGGCGCAGCTTCTTGGCATTGGTTGCTGTCTTGCGCTTGACGTCGCGTTCGGCCTTGCGGCGCAGGCGATCGTCCATGCGCTCCATGACCGCACCGAGCAGGGCCTTGCCGCGATCGAGGTTGTCCGAAAGAAAGTGGTCGAAATGGTCGCGGATCGCGTTCTCGACGAGGCGGGCGGCTTCCGGACTGGTGAGCCGGTCCTTCGTCTGGCTCTGGAACTGGGGATCGCGGATGAAGACCGAGAGCATCGTTTCCGAACCGACGACGATGTCGTCAGGGGTGATGTCCTTGGCCTTCTTCTGCCCGACGAGATCGCCGAAGGCGCGGATGCCCTTGGTCAGCGCAGCGCGCAGGCCCTGCTCGTGCGTGCCGCCATCGGGCGTCGGGATGGTATTGCAGTACCAGGAATAGGCGCCGTCCGAGTAGAGCGGCCAGGCGATTGCCCATTCGACGCGGCCCAGTTCGAGGCCCTGATCGTTTTCCGGGAATTCCTGCGAACCGGAGAAGAACTGCGCAGTCACGCATTCGCGGCTGCCGATCTGCTCGGCAAGATGGTCGGCAAGGCCGCCCGGAAACTGGAACGTCGCTTCGGCCGGAACGTCGTCGCTGGCGAGCGAGGGCGAGCACTTCCAGCGGATCTCGACTCCGGCGAAGAGGTAGGCCTTGGAACGAACCAGCTTGAACAGGCGGTTCGGCTTGAACTTCTGGTCGCCGAAGATCTCGGTATCGGGGGTGAAGGTGACGGACGTACCGCGGCGGTTGGGCGCGGCGCCGACCTTCTGCAGCGGGCCGAGCGTTGCACCTCGCGAGAACTCCTGCGCGAAGAGTTCCTTGTTGCGGGCCACTTCGACGCGTGTCTTCACCGAAAGGGCATTGACCACCGAGATGCCGACACCGTGGAGGCCGCCGGAAGTGGCATAGGCCTTGCCGGAGAACTTGCCGCCCGAGTGCAGGGTCGAAAGAATGACCTCGAGCGCCGACTTGCCCGGATACTTGGGGTGTTCGTCGACCGGGATGCCGCGTCCGTTGTCGGTGATCGTCAGGCGACCGGCCGTTCCCGGTTCTTCCTCCAGCAGGACTTCGATGCGGTTGGCGTGGCCGGCGACGGCTTCGTCCATCGCGTTGTCGAGGACTTCGGCCGCGAGGTGATGAAGCGCGCGTTCATCGGTGCCGCCGATGTACATGCCGGGGCGTCGCCGGACGGGTTCGAGACCCTCCAGAACTTCGATCGCGGAACCGTCGTAGGATTCTCCGCCCGCAGACGGCAGCTTGTCGAAGAGGTCATCGGCCATGCGTGATCCTATACGGGACAGTGAAATCCCCGATCAAGCATGGCCGTGTTCTTATCCTCAGTCGCCGAAATGCGTGGGCGCGGGGCTGACGACCTTGACGCCGGCCTTTTCGATCTCGCGCACTTCGAGCGCGCGTTCGATGGTGCCGCCGCGAGTGAAGCGGAATGGACCGTCGAGACCGAGGAAGCCGCCGCTCTCCAGCATCTGCGAAGTCGGGAACGGCTTGCCCACCTTCCAGTCGCGCGCGACGCGAAGGGTAAGCAGGACCGCGTCGTAGCCAAGGGTGGCGATGCGCGCGGGCTGGCTGCCGAAGCGGGTGCGGTAGCTCTTGGAGAACTGGCCGAAGCGCTGGTCGGACACGGTGGCGAACCACGCGCCGGCAAGGGCGGGCGTGGTCGAGACGGCGCGTTCGCCGCTCCACAGTTCCGTGCCGAGGATCCGGACCTGGGGTTTGGTTCCTCCGGTCCGGAACTGCGTCGCCGCGCGGGCCGACATGTTGCCGCCATCGGCGATCAAAAGCGCACCATAGCCGTCCTTGGCATGGATGCGCTGGGCGGCGGA
Coding sequences within:
- a CDS encoding NYN domain-containing protein, coding for MNREEPQLADRKQRQNRNIALLIDADNASPATLDAALTILGDLGTVNVRRVYGNWSKTALKGWSQLVHRHALEPQQQFDLTKGKNATDMKMTIDAMDLLYGGHVDGFGIMSSDSDFMPLAIRIRQNGTPVYGFGSTRTPEAFREACTRFIDLDAMVEDDERAEQGEETAKPEVDKELVKLLGDAWKASKRDDDGFASLSEVGQRVANRSSFDARSYGFSRLSELVQSLPNFATEKRDSGLFVKRVR
- the parE gene encoding DNA topoisomerase IV subunit B; translation: MADDLFDKLPSAGGESYDGSAIEVLEGLEPVRRRPGMYIGGTDERALHHLAAEVLDNAMDEAVAGHANRIEVLLEEEPGTAGRLTITDNGRGIPVDEHPKYPGKSALEVILSTLHSGGKFSGKAYATSGGLHGVGISVVNALSVKTRVEVARNKELFAQEFSRGATLGPLQKVGAAPNRRGTSVTFTPDTEIFGDQKFKPNRLFKLVRSKAYLFAGVEIRWKCSPSLASDDVPAEATFQFPGGLADHLAEQIGSRECVTAQFFSGSQEFPENDQGLELGRVEWAIAWPLYSDGAYSWYCNTIPTPDGGTHEQGLRAALTKGIRAFGDLVGQKKAKDITPDDIVVGSETMLSVFIRDPQFQSQTKDRLTSPEAARLVENAIRDHFDHFLSDNLDRGKALLGAVMERMDDRLRRKAERDVKRKTATNAKKLRLPGKLTDCSGEGNGETELFIVEGDSAGGSAKQARDRKTQAILPIRGKILNVASATSDKIRGNQEIADLNLALGCGSRKDCNADNLRYDRIIIMTDADVDGAHIATLLMTFFFQEMPDIVKRGHLYLAQPPLYRLTAGSTSAYARDDAHRAELEATKFKGKKVEVGRFKGLGEMNPQQLRETTMSPDSRSLIRITLPPEYEDRAAVKDLVDRLMGRNPEHRFQFIQNRAGEIDRDLIDA
- a CDS encoding glycosyltransferase family 87 protein, with translation MGADFLRKMDWLGRDRAVAYLRIIAFLNVASLVLLVATSQGGVDANGFLLGSDFVSFWTVGHMLQDHGNVYDGAAHIAAQRKFFASSGGYTAFFYPPTFLPFCWPLGFLSYFPALVSWLLATSGIYVIAVRRWQTALRFDFPLWLLVLAFPAVPIVITHGQTSFMVAALMGLGALLVPGRPVLAGIFFGLATIKPQFGILVPLVLLLTREWKVIASAAVTAIALALLSALAFGADTFAGWYAASGRAQVAMVDGAVGFGKMMSVFAGARLIGLTPGLAYGAQAAVGLATIILLIRAFRARPYSPALGALMLAAAPLVTPFVLDYDMVLLAFPLLWLTSRGIADGFRDWEKLALALAFIAPVFARPIGLHLGIPIMPPILGILLWVLLHRYSAEDRPRAPIAVQP